Part of the Pseudomonas abietaniphila genome is shown below.
AGCCCTCGCGGCACTCCATCAGGTAGTCGATGAAGGCGCGCAACCGCAGGGGCACATGCCGGTTGCTCGGGTAAAGCAGCGTGAACGGCCGAGAGCGCCCGGCGTAATCACCCAGCACTTCCACCAGTGATCCTTCTCGCAGCTCTTTTTCCACCGAAAAACGGTAGGCCTGAAACAGCCCAGCGCCGTGCCTGGCCAGCGTCACCCCGCCGAGTACGTCATCGGAGCAGCAGTAACCGCTTTCGGCCAGCAACTCGCGCGGCTGGCCGTTCTCCTGAAACAACCAGGGAATGCGTCGGCCGCTGCTGGGAAGCTCGTACTGAATGCACTCATGATTGGCAAGGTCCTCAAGGGTCAGCGGCGTGCCCGCCCGGTGCAGATAGTCCGGCGTGGCGATCATGACCAGCGCGCCATCCTCCAGCTTGCGCGCGATGAGCGTCGAGTCCGGCTGGGTACGCACGCGGATGGCCATGTCATAGCCCTCGGCAACGAAATCGATGTTGCGGTTGCTCAGGTTGATGTCGACGGTCACGTCCGGGTAGCGACGCCGGAACTCGGGGAGCAGCGGCAGAATCCGGTGATGCCCGTAGGTCGTCGGAATGCTCATGCGCAACGTGCCGGAGGGCTTCAATTGCTGGCCCGAGACCTGGCGTTCGGCTTCCACCAACTGCGTCAGGGCCTGGCTGCACTGTTCGAAATACACCCGACCGCTTTCGGTCAGACGAATGCTGCGGGTGGTCCGCACGAACATGCGCGCACCGAGCCGCTCTTCCAGCCGTGAAATGGAACGGCTCACGGCAGCTGGCGTCACACCCGCCGCCAGCGCCGCCGCTGTAAAGCTCCCCGCCTCTGCGGCCAGACAGAACAGCTCGATGCTGCCCAGTTGAATGTCGTCGAAATGGCGTTTCACGATTCGTTACACCGAGTATCAAGTGAAGGTTCCGGCACGCGGTTTATCACTTTGAGCAGCGTAAATATAGCCCTGTCAGACGTCGTCGCCGGGCTTGGAGTGCTGCCCAAACACTTGCGAAGGCCTGCGCAGCACCGGGTCGAACGGGTTGATCTTCTGACTGATGGCCGCCGCTTCACGCTTGAGCATGTCGACCACGGTCGGCATGCGTTCGGCGTTCAGGCGGTCGCTGATGGTTGCCACGCTCAGGGCGGCGACGGCGCGGCCTTCTCGGTCGAGGATCGGCACGGCAAGCCCGGCCATGCCTTCAAGCACGCCGGTGTTGCGTGAGGCATAGCCCAGGCGTCGCACGTTGTCGATTTCCGAGCGCAACATCACTTCGTCATACAAGTGAAAATCCCGAAGGCGCGGCAGGTTGTAGCGAATCACGGTGTCGCGCTCTTCCTCAGGCAGGAACGCCAGAATCGCCAGGCTGCCTTGCCCGACACCCAGCGCCACGCGGCCACCGATGTCGCCGGTAAAGGTGCGGATCGGGTATGGCCCTTCACTGCGATCCAGACAGACCGCATCGAATCCGCTGCGCGCCAGCAGGAACAACGAGTCGCCCAACGAGGCCGACAGTCGCAGCAGGCTGGGTCGCACCACGTCGCGCAAGTTGCCGGTCTGTCCCGCTCTCGCGGCCAGGGCGAAAAACTCCAGGCTCAAGCGATACCGTTTGCTGCGTGCGTCCTGCTCGACCATCCCTTCGTCCATCAGGCTGCGCAGCAGTCGATGCGTTGTGGGTTGCGAGAGTCCCACCTGTTGCGCGAGTTGCGTCACCCGTTCACCGCCTTCGGGGCACTCGCCCAGACAACGCAGAACCGCGAACAGGCGCGAAACCGCTCCGACACCTGCTTCTTTGGTCTCATCTTTATTCCGTTCAGTGGAATTCATTTGTCGTTATTCCTTAATCAAATCCACCTGATGAATAAACTTGAAAAAATCACTCATTCAGTGAAATTCGGCGTTGAGCCCATCCTATTCCCGGGCATAGGATCAGTCCACAGGGCGATTTGAATAACAGCGGCAGCCGACTCAGAGCGAGCGCCAGCGTCC
Proteins encoded:
- a CDS encoding LysR family transcriptional regulator; protein product: MKRHFDDIQLGSIELFCLAAEAGSFTAAALAAGVTPAAVSRSISRLEERLGARMFVRTTRSIRLTESGRVYFEQCSQALTQLVEAERQVSGQQLKPSGTLRMSIPTTYGHHRILPLLPEFRRRYPDVTVDINLSNRNIDFVAEGYDMAIRVRTQPDSTLIARKLEDGALVMIATPDYLHRAGTPLTLEDLANHECIQYELPSSGRRIPWLFQENGQPRELLAESGYCCSDDVLGGVTLARHGAGLFQAYRFSVEKELREGSLVEVLGDYAGRSRPFTLLYPSNRHVPLRLRAFIDYLMECREGWLKQPAVAR
- a CDS encoding IclR family transcriptional regulator — translated: MNSTERNKDETKEAGVGAVSRLFAVLRCLGECPEGGERVTQLAQQVGLSQPTTHRLLRSLMDEGMVEQDARSKRYRLSLEFFALAARAGQTGNLRDVVRPSLLRLSASLGDSLFLLARSGFDAVCLDRSEGPYPIRTFTGDIGGRVALGVGQGSLAILAFLPEEERDTVIRYNLPRLRDFHLYDEVMLRSEIDNVRRLGYASRNTGVLEGMAGLAVPILDREGRAVAALSVATISDRLNAERMPTVVDMLKREAAAISQKINPFDPVLRRPSQVFGQHSKPGDDV